The following proteins come from a genomic window of Rhinoraja longicauda isolate Sanriku21f chromosome 4, sRhiLon1.1, whole genome shotgun sequence:
- the tgs1 gene encoding trimethylguanosine synthase isoform X2 has translation MRCTMCENWSTVAEIILFLEGFGAEAEQIRCFCSRAFVHDRELYRMGLKGAFYTREDNGDIVEKSEEESNFDDESSVHTAEMQENELDSESELMANMGLPLQFGSSSNYWQPTACNVTKKRFKKRTFRKNIEDMPEICKEYPDNVLNLLSDVTDSGLIKERTDFEIESNDLNQSCTGATVSELESKTDWEMYWNQYGEGLLRKYWLEKHPECTEGMPTPWDSPNMKDQWQELYNEQYWIYYEQFHYWISQGWSVDLAKGSDLEKDSSCINTHESEEFPSNSENIACENISNVLPTESVIASNERDALECLEVSCEEVVSMMNDIKLNSGSKVEQSADVKNNICSCPADAADSCECASDDKEPAAEGGNGKTCASSGQGATVQSDTMNPSSRALINSVVAGKRQSSDDEEDDSSKPRPTRLKKSHELDAEEYPIVAVEDAYSTLGFKHHTNQNISKFTHGHALYRKDVEPRFRNPDIRRPAFTKKKHIFFGEDGEILNLKKSKILAKVQRFLKQVEPSNDTVNMEISSCVPYSSEECNSTEQSYSSIANCSSVYENSNNENEIEETSADGQFQACIHKPSKFSICNEGNKEQLMEIYNEAPTPENSELFSDRQLVPIDIPDFLLPDPDVTEKDVELQKVKNLKKNKKRRKKKKLCHVPSDVVAVPELAKYWAQRYRLFSRFDEGVKLDQEGWFSVTPEKIAEHIAKRVTQSFNSDIIVDAFCGVGGNSIQFALAGKRVIAIDIDPVKIDLAYNNAQVYGVADKIEFILGDFILLASDLKADTIFLSPPWGGPDYVNAEIFDLKTMICLDGFEIFALSQKITPNIVYFLPRNADIEQVASLAGPGGRVEIEQNFLNNKLKTITAYFGDLIRDE, from the exons TGATCGAGAGCTTTATCGGATGGGATTAAAAGGAGCTTTTTATACCCGTGAAGATAATGGAG ATATTGTTGAAAAAAGTGAAGAAGAATCAAATTTTGATGATGAATCGAGTGTTCATACTGCAGAGATGCAAGAAAATGAATTGGATAGCGAGTCAGAGTTGATGGCAAATATGGGTCTACCTCTGCAGTTTGGTAGTTCATCAAATTATTGGCAACCAACG GCCTGCAATGTTACAAAGAAAAGATTCAAAAAGAGAACATTTCGCAAAAACATTGAAGATATGCCTGAAATTTGTAAAGAATATCCAGACAATGTTTTGAATCTTCTTTCTGATGTCACTGATTCAGGACTGATTAAAGAGCGAACAGATTTTGAAATAGAAAGCAATGATCTTAATCAATCATGTACAGGAGCAACAGTCTCTGAATTAGAGTCCAAAACAGACTGGGAAATGTATTGGAATCAATATGGTGAGGGTTTACTTCGGAAATATTGGTTGGAAAAACATCCAGAATGCACAGAAGGCATGCCTACACCATGGGACAGCCCCAATATGAAAGATCAATGGCAAGAGCTTTATAATGAACAATATTGGATATATTATGAACAGTTTCATTATTGGATATCTCAAGGATGGTCTGTGGATCTTGCTAAAGGCAGTGACCTTGAAAAGGATTCATCCTGCATAAATACACATGAATCAGAAGAATTTCCTAGTAATTCTGAAAATATTGCATGTGAAAATATCAGCAATGTACTGCCAACTGAGTCGGTCATTGCATCAAATGAAAGAGATGCTCTTGAGTGTCTTGAGGTTAGTTGTGAAGAGGTTGTCAGTATGATGAATGATATAAAGCTCAATTCAGGAAGCAAGGTTGAGCAATCTGCAGATGTGAAAAACAATATCTGCTCCTGCCCTGCTGATGCTGCAGATTCCTGTGAGTGTGCTTCTGACGATAAAGAACCAGCTGCAGAAGGAGGCAATGGCAAAACATGTGCATCAAGTGGGCAAGGTGCCACAGTTCAATCAG ACACGATGAATCCTTCCAGCAGAGCATTAATAAACAGTGTTGTAGCAGGAAAGAGACAAAGCAGTGACGATGAGGAAGATGATTCATCAAAACCTAGACCAACAAGGCTGAAAAAAAG TCATGAACTTGATGCTGAAGAATATCCAATTGTGGCTGTTGAAGACGCCTATTCAACTCTTGGCTTCAAGCACCACACCAACCAAAA CATTTCAAAGTTTACTCATGGTCATGCACTCTATCGTAAGGATGTGGAGCCACGATTTAGAAATCCTGATATACGTAGACCAGCATTTACCAAAAAGAAACATATATTCTTTGGTGAAGATGGAGAAATTTTGAATTTAAAGAAGAGCAAAATCTTAGCAAAG GTGCAAAGATTTCTAAAACAAGTCGAGCCATCAAATGATACTGTTAACATGGAGATTTCATCTTGCGTGCCGTACAGTTCTGAGGAATGCAATAGCACTGAGCAATCATACAGTTCCATTGCAAATTGCTCCTCAGTGTATGAAAATAGCAACAATGAAAATGAGATTGAAGAAACCTCTGCTGATGGACAGTTCCAAGCTTGTATCCATAAACCCTCAAAATTCAGTATCTGCAATGAAGGCAACAAAGAACAGCTGATGGAAATTTATAACGAGGCCCCTACTCCTGAAAATTCAGAATTGTTTTCTGATAGACAGCTTGTTCCAATAGATATTCCAGACTTCCTTCTTCCTGACCCTGATGTAACAGAGAAGGATGTTGAAC TGCAAAAGGTGAAGAATCTTAAGAAGAACaaaaaaagaagaaagaagaagaaactTTGTCATGTACCTTCTGATGTAGTAGCTGTCCCAGAATTGGCCAAGTACTGGGCTCAACGTTACAGACTATTTTCGCGTTTCGATGAGGGAGTCAAACTTGACCAGG AAGGTTGGTTTTCTGTCACTCCTGAGAAGATTGCTGAGCACATTGCCAAACGTGTCACGCAGAGTTTCAATAGTGATATTATTGTTGATGCGTTTTGTGGAGTAGGgggcaattcaattcaatttgcacTGGCGGGAAAAAGAG TGATTGCTATTGACATTGATCCAGTGAAAATAGATCTTGCATACAACAATGCTCAAGTCTACGGTGTGGCGGACAAGATAGAGTTTATCCTTGGTGACTTCATACTGCTGGCATCTGACCTGAAGGCTGACACCATTTTCCTCAGTCCTCCATGGGGTGGCCCTGATTATGTCAATGCAGAAATCTTCGATCTGAAGACGATGATTTGCCTGGATGG CTTTGAAATATTTGCACTCTCCCAAAAGATTACACCAAACATTGTTTATTTCTTACCACGAAATGCTGACATCGAACAG
- the tgs1 gene encoding trimethylguanosine synthase isoform X1, with product MRCTMCENWSTVAEIILFLEGFGAEAEQIRCFCSRAFVHDRELYRMGLKGAFYTREDNGDIVEKSEEESNFDDESSVHTAEMQENELDSESELMANMGLPLQFGSSSNYWQPTACNVTKKRFKKRTFRKNIEDMPEICKEYPDNVLNLLSDVTDSGLIKERTDFEIESNDLNQSCTGATVSELESKTDWEMYWNQYGEGLLRKYWLEKHPECTEGMPTPWDSPNMKDQWQELYNEQYWIYYEQFHYWISQGWSVDLAKGSDLEKDSSCINTHESEEFPSNSENIACENISNVLPTESVIASNERDALECLEVSCEEVVSMMNDIKLNSGSKVEQSADVKNNICSCPADAADSCECASDDKEPAAEGGNGKTCASSGQGATVQSADTMNPSSRALINSVVAGKRQSSDDEEDDSSKPRPTRLKKSHELDAEEYPIVAVEDAYSTLGFKHHTNQNISKFTHGHALYRKDVEPRFRNPDIRRPAFTKKKHIFFGEDGEILNLKKSKILAKVQRFLKQVEPSNDTVNMEISSCVPYSSEECNSTEQSYSSIANCSSVYENSNNENEIEETSADGQFQACIHKPSKFSICNEGNKEQLMEIYNEAPTPENSELFSDRQLVPIDIPDFLLPDPDVTEKDVELQKVKNLKKNKKRRKKKKLCHVPSDVVAVPELAKYWAQRYRLFSRFDEGVKLDQEGWFSVTPEKIAEHIAKRVTQSFNSDIIVDAFCGVGGNSIQFALAGKRVIAIDIDPVKIDLAYNNAQVYGVADKIEFILGDFILLASDLKADTIFLSPPWGGPDYVNAEIFDLKTMICLDGFEIFALSQKITPNIVYFLPRNADIEQVASLAGPGGRVEIEQNFLNNKLKTITAYFGDLIRDE from the exons TGATCGAGAGCTTTATCGGATGGGATTAAAAGGAGCTTTTTATACCCGTGAAGATAATGGAG ATATTGTTGAAAAAAGTGAAGAAGAATCAAATTTTGATGATGAATCGAGTGTTCATACTGCAGAGATGCAAGAAAATGAATTGGATAGCGAGTCAGAGTTGATGGCAAATATGGGTCTACCTCTGCAGTTTGGTAGTTCATCAAATTATTGGCAACCAACG GCCTGCAATGTTACAAAGAAAAGATTCAAAAAGAGAACATTTCGCAAAAACATTGAAGATATGCCTGAAATTTGTAAAGAATATCCAGACAATGTTTTGAATCTTCTTTCTGATGTCACTGATTCAGGACTGATTAAAGAGCGAACAGATTTTGAAATAGAAAGCAATGATCTTAATCAATCATGTACAGGAGCAACAGTCTCTGAATTAGAGTCCAAAACAGACTGGGAAATGTATTGGAATCAATATGGTGAGGGTTTACTTCGGAAATATTGGTTGGAAAAACATCCAGAATGCACAGAAGGCATGCCTACACCATGGGACAGCCCCAATATGAAAGATCAATGGCAAGAGCTTTATAATGAACAATATTGGATATATTATGAACAGTTTCATTATTGGATATCTCAAGGATGGTCTGTGGATCTTGCTAAAGGCAGTGACCTTGAAAAGGATTCATCCTGCATAAATACACATGAATCAGAAGAATTTCCTAGTAATTCTGAAAATATTGCATGTGAAAATATCAGCAATGTACTGCCAACTGAGTCGGTCATTGCATCAAATGAAAGAGATGCTCTTGAGTGTCTTGAGGTTAGTTGTGAAGAGGTTGTCAGTATGATGAATGATATAAAGCTCAATTCAGGAAGCAAGGTTGAGCAATCTGCAGATGTGAAAAACAATATCTGCTCCTGCCCTGCTGATGCTGCAGATTCCTGTGAGTGTGCTTCTGACGATAAAGAACCAGCTGCAGAAGGAGGCAATGGCAAAACATGTGCATCAAGTGGGCAAGGTGCCACAGTTCAATCAG CAGACACGATGAATCCTTCCAGCAGAGCATTAATAAACAGTGTTGTAGCAGGAAAGAGACAAAGCAGTGACGATGAGGAAGATGATTCATCAAAACCTAGACCAACAAGGCTGAAAAAAAG TCATGAACTTGATGCTGAAGAATATCCAATTGTGGCTGTTGAAGACGCCTATTCAACTCTTGGCTTCAAGCACCACACCAACCAAAA CATTTCAAAGTTTACTCATGGTCATGCACTCTATCGTAAGGATGTGGAGCCACGATTTAGAAATCCTGATATACGTAGACCAGCATTTACCAAAAAGAAACATATATTCTTTGGTGAAGATGGAGAAATTTTGAATTTAAAGAAGAGCAAAATCTTAGCAAAG GTGCAAAGATTTCTAAAACAAGTCGAGCCATCAAATGATACTGTTAACATGGAGATTTCATCTTGCGTGCCGTACAGTTCTGAGGAATGCAATAGCACTGAGCAATCATACAGTTCCATTGCAAATTGCTCCTCAGTGTATGAAAATAGCAACAATGAAAATGAGATTGAAGAAACCTCTGCTGATGGACAGTTCCAAGCTTGTATCCATAAACCCTCAAAATTCAGTATCTGCAATGAAGGCAACAAAGAACAGCTGATGGAAATTTATAACGAGGCCCCTACTCCTGAAAATTCAGAATTGTTTTCTGATAGACAGCTTGTTCCAATAGATATTCCAGACTTCCTTCTTCCTGACCCTGATGTAACAGAGAAGGATGTTGAAC TGCAAAAGGTGAAGAATCTTAAGAAGAACaaaaaaagaagaaagaagaagaaactTTGTCATGTACCTTCTGATGTAGTAGCTGTCCCAGAATTGGCCAAGTACTGGGCTCAACGTTACAGACTATTTTCGCGTTTCGATGAGGGAGTCAAACTTGACCAGG AAGGTTGGTTTTCTGTCACTCCTGAGAAGATTGCTGAGCACATTGCCAAACGTGTCACGCAGAGTTTCAATAGTGATATTATTGTTGATGCGTTTTGTGGAGTAGGgggcaattcaattcaatttgcacTGGCGGGAAAAAGAG TGATTGCTATTGACATTGATCCAGTGAAAATAGATCTTGCATACAACAATGCTCAAGTCTACGGTGTGGCGGACAAGATAGAGTTTATCCTTGGTGACTTCATACTGCTGGCATCTGACCTGAAGGCTGACACCATTTTCCTCAGTCCTCCATGGGGTGGCCCTGATTATGTCAATGCAGAAATCTTCGATCTGAAGACGATGATTTGCCTGGATGG CTTTGAAATATTTGCACTCTCCCAAAAGATTACACCAAACATTGTTTATTTCTTACCACGAAATGCTGACATCGAACAG